A segment of the Sphingomonas crocodyli genome:
CGTTTCCGCCCGGCCTCCTGTCTCGTCCGTCCGCGCGAGGGATCAGCCCTGCGCGACGCCCTTTTCGGTCATCAGCTCGCCCAGTTCGCCGGTCTCGTACATCTCCATCATGATGTCCGATCCGCCGACGAATTCCCCCTTCACATAAAGCTGGGGAATGGTGGGCCAGTCCGAAAATTCCTTGATGCCGGCGCGGATCGCGGCGTCCTGCAGCACGTCGATCGTCGCATATTCGACGCCGAGCCGATCGAGGATCGCGATCGCGCGGCTGGAAAAGCCGCATTGTGGGAACAAGGGCGTGCCCTTCATGAACAGCAGCACGTCCGCCGCGTTCACGGCCGATGCGATCCGGGCCTGGGTATCGTCGCTCATCTCGTTCGCTCCTACTCGGGCAAAGCCGTCTTGAGCTGGAGCGCGTGCAGCACCCCGCCCATCCGGCCGCCCAGCGCTTCATACACGCGCTGCTGTTGCTTCACGCGCGTCTGGCCGCGAAAGCTTTCGCTCACCACCCGCGCCGCATAATGATCGCCATCGCCGGCCAGGTCGGTGATCTCGACGGTCGCGTCGGGAATCCCCGCCTTGATCAGCGCCTCGATCTCTTCGGCCGCCATCGGCATGACGTTTACTTGCCTTCCATCAGCTGGCGGCGCGCCTCGATCGTCTTGGCGTCGAGCGCCGCGCGAATCTTGGCATCGTCCACCTCGACGCCGGCCGACGTGATGTCGCCCAGCAGCTTGCGGATCACGTCCTCGTCGCCGGCTTCCTCGAAATCGGCCTGGACGACCGACTTGGCATAGGCATCGGTCTCAGCCGGGGTCAGCCCCATCAGCTGCGCGGCCCACTGGCCGACCAGACGGTTGCGCCGCGCGGTGATGCGGAACGCCATCTCCTGATCGTGCGCGAACTTGTTCTCGAAGGCCTTTTCGCGATCGTCGAAGGTGGTCATGCTTACCCCTGATCCTGCAATTTGAATCGGCAGATAGGGCGGACGGGCCTCAAAGCCAAGGCCGCTCCGCCGCCATCTTGCCTTCGAAGGCCGCAATCGCAGCTTCGCGGGCGATCGTCAGCCCCACTTCGTCCAGCCCTTCGATCAGGCAGGTCTTGCGAAACGGATCGATTTCGAAGGTGAAGCGGTCCTGAAACGGCGTCGTCACGGTCTGGCTTTCCAGATCGACGGTGATCGCGTCGGTCTTGGCGACTTCGACCAGCCGATCGACCGCCTCCTGCGGCAGAACCACGGTCACGATCCCGTTCTTGAAGGCGTTGCCCGAGAAGATGTCGGAAAAGGACGGCGCGATCACCGCCTTCACGCCCATATCGACCAGCGCCCACGCCGCATGCTCGCGGCTCGATCCGCAACCGAAATTGTCGCCCGCAACGATGATCGGCGCGCCCGCATATTCGGGATCGTCGAACACGTTGCCCGGCTGCGCACGCAGCGATTCGAACGCGCCCTTGCCCAGCCCCTTGCGGCTGATCGTCTTCAGATAAGGCGCAGGGATGATGACGTCGGTGTCGACATTCTTGAGGCCCAGCGGATAGGCGCGGCCTTCGACCTGGCGAACCGGTTCCATCACTTGGCCTCCATCAGATCGCGAACGTCGGTCAGCTTGCCCGTCACCGCCGCCGCCGCCGCCATTGCGGGGCTGACCAGGTGGGTGCGCGCGCCCGGCCCCTGCCGGCCGACGAAGTTGCGGTTGCTGGTCGATGCGCAGCGTTCGCCCGACGGCACCTTGTCGGGGTTCATCGCCAGACACGCCGAGCAACCCGGCTCGCGCCATTCGAAACCGGCGTCGAGGAAGATGCGGTCCAGCCCTTCCTTCTCCGCCTGCAGCTTCACCAGGCCCGAACCCGGCACGATCAACGCCTGCTTGACGTTGGGCGCGATGTGGCGGCCCTTGGCGATTTCCGCCGCCTGCCGCAGATCCTCGATCCGGCTGTTGGTGCAGCTGCCGATGAAGACATTCTCCACCGGAACCTCGGTCATCGGGGTGCCGGGGGTCAGGCCCATATAATCGAGCGACTTCTGCGCCGCGACCTGCTTGGAAGGATCGGCGAAGCTCGCAGGATCGGGGACGACGCCCGTGATCGGCACCACGTCCTCGGGGCTGGTGCCCCAGGTCAGGCACGGCGCGATATCGGCCGCGTCGATCGTGACGACCTTGTCATAGCTGGCGCCCGCATCGGTGACGAGGCTGCGCCACCACGCGACCGCCGCGTCCCACTCCGCGCCCTTGGGCGACATCGGGCGACCCTTCAGATATTCGAAGGTCGTGTCGTCGGGCGCGATCAGGCCGGCGCGCGCGCCACCCTCGATCGACATGTTGGACACGGTCAGGCGCCCTTCGATCGTCATCTCGCGGAAGACGTTGCCGGTATATTCGATGACATAGCCGGTGCCGCCCGACGCACCGATCTTGCCGATCACGTGCAGGATCACGTCCTTGGGGCTGACGCCGAGGCCCAGCGTCCCTTCGACGCGGACCTCCATCGTCTTCGATTCCTTCAGCTGCAGCGTCTGGGTGGCCAGCACATGCTCGACCTCCGACGTGCCGATGCCGAAGGCCAGCGCGCCCAGCCCGCCATGCGCGGCGGTGTGGCTGTCGCCGCACACGATCGTCGTGCCGGGCAGCGAGAAACCCTGTTCGGGGCCGACGACGTGGACGATGCCCTGTTCGGGCGCGGTATCGGCGATATAGCGGATGCCGAATTCGGGTGCGTTCACCTCCAGCGCGGCAAGCTGCTGCGCCGATTCCGGATCGGCGATCGGGACGCGATTGCCCTGCGCGTCGAGCCGCGGCGTCGTCGGCACATTATGATCGGGCACCGCAAGGGTCAGATCGGGCCGCCGCACCTTGCGCCCTGCGGCGCGAAGCCCCTCGAACGCCTGCGGGCTCGTGACTTCATGGACCAGATGGCGATCGATGTAGATCAGGCAGGTGCCGTCGTCGCGACGTTCGACGACATGCGCGTCCCAGATCTTCTCGTAGAGGGTGCGGGGCTTCGTAGTCATGCGCGCCCCTTACGCCCGTCGGCGGCTTTGTCAAAAGAGAGTGACTTGGTATCCGCCTAGCGGGAGTTTAGTCGCGCAATTAATCGATCCGGATCAAACCGGTTCGTCGATCGACTTCGGCGGCTGCGAAAAATAGCACGGCCCGCTCTCGGTCATGTGGAAACAATCCTCCAGTCGCACGCCGAACGCGCCCGGAATGTAGAGGCCCGGCTCGTTCGAAAAGCACATGCCGACGCCCAGCGGCGTCGCCTCGCCGTGGACCAGATTGACCGGCTCGTGCCCGTCCATCCCGATGCCGTGCCCGGTGCGGTGCGACAGGCCCGGCAATTGATAGCGCGGGCCATAGCCCCATTTCTCGTACGCCGCGCGCACCGCATCGTCGACCGAACCGGCCGGCACGCCCAGCTTCGCGGTGGCGAAGGCGATGCGCTGCCCCTCGGCGACATGATCCCACAATGTCCGCTGTTCCTTGCTCGCCTGGCCGAAAACCCAGGTGCGCGAGATATCGGACTGATAGCCTTCGACGGTGCAGCCGCAGTCCATCAGCACGATCTGCCCGTCGGCCACGACCTGCGGCTTGATGCTGCCGTGCGGATAGGCGGCACCTTCACCGACCAGCGCCATCGCGAATTCGGGCGTTCCGCCCAGCTTGCGCGTGGCGGCGTTCATCAGCGCCGAAATCTGCGGCTGGGTCATCCCCTTTTCGATCCGGGGATGAAGCCAGCGATAGGCCGCGACCGTGACGTTCGACGCAGCCTCCATCAGCGCGATTTCGGCCGGGGTCTTGATCATCCGGCATCCGCGCACGATCGGATTGGCCGACACGATCCGCGCATCCGGCAGCACGCGCTTCAGCCCGTCAAAGGCGAAGAAGCGCACCGTCTCCTCGATCCCGATCGGCTGCGCGCTCAGCTTGCGTTCGGTCAGGAAGCCCGCGACCAGCTTCAGCGGATCCTCATCCTCCTGCCACACGCGCACGTCGGCCGGGATCGCCAGCGTCTGTTCGACCGAGGGGCGTTCGAAGAAAGGCGTGACGATCATCGCCTCGCCCTCGACCGGCAGGACGACAGCGGTCAGCCGCTCGCTGCGGCCCCAGCGAACCCCGGTGAAATAATCGAGGCTCGATCCCGCCTCGATCAGCACCGCGCCGATCCCCGCCTTGCGCATCAGCCCCTGCGCTTTGGCGACCCGCGCGAGCCGCTCCGCCTTGCCGATCGGCCTCGCACCAGTGGTAAGGCTTTGCAGCGCCGACAGATCGGGTTCGGCCGCGCGCACGATCGACGACAGCGCGACCATCGACGCGCCAAAAGCTGCGGACCGGAGGAGGGAGCGACGGGAGATAATCATGTGGGCACGATGTCACGCAGCTCGACATCTCACAATCCTCCCCCGCCAGGGAGCGCGAGGTTGGACATGCCCCGGCATGTCCAAGGATCGTCCGGGGGACGATCCGACCTCGCACTGTGTCAGCGCAGCTGACGGAGGGGGAGGACACGGAACGCCAGTTGGTCGCATCCTCCCCCTCCGTCGCCTTCGGCGCCACCTCCCCCTGGCGGGGGAGGATAAAAGGCAATGACTTCCCTTCTCGGTCGCCTCCCGCCACAACGCACACACCACATCGATATGCGGGAGAGAGATTCGAATATGCGAATGATCAAGAGCATCCGTCTGGGCTGTGCGGACATCGACAAGAGCCGCGCCTTTTACGACGCCACCTTCGCCGCGATCGGCGGCCCCGCGAACACCGCGCCCGCCGGCTATCCGATCCTCATGTATCGCGGCGAGGACAGCCCGGTCCTGATCCTCGGCAAGGCCGCCAATGGCGAGCCGACGACCTTCGCGAACGGCGGCACGATCCTGTTCGAAGCGCCGACCGCCGAATCCGTCGCCGCATGGCACGCCGCCGGCCTCGCCAATGGCGGCACCTGCGAAGGCCAACCCGAACCCAAGCCGCAGACCGGCGGCAAGATGGGCGCCTATCTGCGCGACCCCGACGGCAACAAGCTGGGCGCCTATTTCGACTTCCCGATGTAAAACGACGACAAAGCTCCTCCCCGTACCGGGGAGGAATAAGAGAATGACCGCAGCACCCGACCGCGTATCGCCGCGTGCCTATGTCACGCTCGCGATCCTCGTCCTCCTGAACATCGTGTCCTTCCTCGATCGGCAGGTGATCTCGCTGCTGGTCGATCCGATCAAGGCCGAGCTGGGGATCACCGATTTCCAGCTGAGCCTGCTCCAGGGGCTGGCCTTCGCGATCTTCTACGGGCTGTGCAGCATCCCGCTCGGCTGGGCGGTCGATCGCTGGTCGCGGCGCTGGATCATCTATATCGGCGTCACCGGCTGGTCGATCGCGACATTGGGCTGCGGCCTCGCGCGCAACTTCACCCAGATGTTCGTCGCACGGATGGGCGTGGGGATCGGTGAGGCGGCGCTGTCGCCCGCCGCTTATTCGATGCTGCCCGATCTGTTCCCGCCGCGCCGGCTCAACATGGCGACGGGCGTGCTGGCGACGGGGGCGGCGATCGGCACCGGCGTCGCGCTCGCGGTCGGCGGGATGATCGTGATCTGGTCGCAACAGGCGGGGGCGATCGTGCTGCCGGTGGTGGGCACGTTGAGCGCGTGGCGGCTCGTCTTCCTGATCGCCGGCGCGGTCGGTATTCTCCTCGCGTTCCTGATCTTCCTTGCGCCTGCGACGCATCGCCATGCGCCCGCCGTCGCGCAGGCGACCGAAGTCGATGCCGGCTATGGCCGCTGGCTGCGCGATCATGCCGCCTATCTTGGCACGCTCTCCTCGGCCGTCGCGCTCTGGGGTGCCTTCGCCTATGGTCTGGCAGCGTGGGAGCCGGCCTTGCTGTCGCGTGTCTTCGGCCTGCCGACCGGGGAGATCGGGATCACGCTGGGCATCATCCAGCTTGTCACCGGGGTCGTCGGCTATGTGTTCGGCGGCTGGCTGATCGATCGGATGATGGAGGCGGGCGTCCGCGATCCGCATTATCGTTACCTGATCTATGGCGGCTTCATCGTCGTCGCGGCGGGGTCGCTCGGCATCCTGTTCGCGAGCAGCGCGGCGATGGCCTATCTGATGATCGGCATCCTCCACCTCGTCATGCCCTTCACCGCATCCTATGTCGGCCACCTGCAGATGAGCGTCCCCGCGCGCTATCGCGGGCGCACGATCGCGCTGGTGATGCTGATCATGACCGTGACGGCGACGACGATCGGCCCGATGACGGTCGCGGCCTTCACCGATTACGTCTTCGGCGCGCCCGACCGGGTCGGCCACTCGATCGCCGCAACGGCGATCCTGTTCATCCCCGCATCGATGCTGCTGCTGGTCCTCGGCTTGCCCGCCTCGCGGCGCGCAGCGGCGGAAAGCGAGATATTGTGATGTACAAGATCGTCTGCCTGATCCGCCGCCTGCCCGGCGTCACCCCCGAAGCCTTCCGCGCGCATTATGAGGGCGTCCACGCCCCGCTCGCTCTGTCGATCATGCCCGCATTGCGCAGCCGCGTGCGCCGCTACGTCCGCCGCTTTCCCGATCCGCTGGCCGGCCAAGTCGATTTCGATGTTATGATGGAGATGTGGTTCGACGACAAGGCGAGCCACGAAGCCGCACTGGCCGATCTTTCCAACCCCGACGTCGCCGCCCGCATCGCCGCCGACGAAGCCCACTTCCTCGACCGCGCGACGATGCGGGTGTTTGCGGTCGAGGAGTGCGATAGCCTGCTCCCCTAATCGTCATCCCGGCGGAGGCGGGGGCCTATACAGTCTCGCCGCAAGCGACAGCGCTAGAGGATAGAGCGGATGGGCCCCCGCCTTCGCGGGGGTGACGATCACTTGTTGGCATGGCTCGCGATGAACACGCTGTCCGGTCGCGCCCAGTCGGTCCGGACCTTGCGGTGCGCGATCAGCCAGCGGTCACCGACGCGCGCGAAGCGATCGACATAGTAGCCGGTGTGGTCCGGCCCCGTGTCGGTATAGACGTGGTAATAGGTCCGCACGTCGGCCGCATCCGGCCCGTCCATGTCGATCAGGCAGGTGGTGATGTGGTGCCGCACGAACTTGACGCGCGGTCCGTCACTCGGCCCCGCATTGCCCGCCATCCAGTCGCGGATCGCATCGCGCCCGTGCAAATCGAACACGTCCGACTGATAGACCGCATCCTCGGTGAAGCAGGCGAGGAAGGCGTCGGTGCGCATCCTGTCGCCGTTCATATTGTAGCGCGCGATCGTGTCGCGGATGCACTCGCGGGCGATGACCTCTTCGATCGTCATGCGTCGAGACTCGCAAACAGAGCATAGGAGGGGTCGCTGGTATCGAGCCGCCCCTGACGCGGCAGGAAGCGCGCCTCGATATCGCGGCTGCCGCCCAGATCGGCGATCGCCTGCCGATGATCGACCGCCCAACGCCCGTCGCGATACGACCACTTATCCAGGTAGCGCGCGTTGAAGAAATGCTCGCGCATCTTCGCGCCCGGCTCCAGCTCGCGGAACAGGCTGGCGATGCAATAGGCTTCGCTGACCGCACGGCCCTTTTCCACGTCAACGTCGATCGTGATCTGGATCAGCCGGTGCAGCAGCACATGGCATTTGTGGTGGAAGGCCCAGGCGTGATCGATCAGCGCCTCGGGCGTTTCGATGCCGGGCAGGGCATAATCGAGCGTGCCGTCCGCATGCCAGACGCCGCGGACCAGATCCTTGTCCATCCGATCCATGCCGCGCCCGTAATTGCTCAGCTGCCGCCGTATCGCCTCACGCGCCAGCAGCTCCTCGATCGCCCGCTCGTCCGCCATCCCGCTCTCCTCTCTCGCAATTCCATTAACTCAATGGCATGGCATTGCTATGGACTTCTACCTCCATCGCCCCGGCCCCTATCGTCGCGCGATCAGCCTGCAGATCGACGCGGGGATCGCGCGCGCCGCGATGGAGGACGATCTGCACAGCTTCGCGATCACGATCCGGCATGACGGCGCGACCGTGGATAGCGTCGAGACCGACAATATCCGCACGCCGTTCAACACCTGCCCGACCGCCGCGATCGCGACCGCGCGGCTGGCGGGCACGCCGCTCGCCTCCCCCGCCGCGTTCGACGACCCCGATGATCGGTTTCGAAGCTGCACCCACACGCTCGACATCGTGAACCTTGCGGCGGCGCACGCGATGGAGCCTGGGCTGCGGCGGCTCTACCGGATCGAGGTGGAGGAGATTGACGGCCTGCTCCACGCCACGATCGAGCGCGACGGCGTGGAGTTATTCGGCTGGCGGGTGCAGGGCGACACGATCGTCGACGGGCCTTGGACCGGGCAGAGCGTCCAGCGGCTCGCCAAGGCACTGGCCGACGCGGATGCGGATATGCGCGAGGCCGCGATGCTGCTGCGCCGCGCCTGCCATATCGGCCAGGCGCGCAACTTCGACACCGACAAAGTCGAACGCGCGGGGACGAGCGGCAGCATCGCAAGCTGCCACACGCTCCAGTTCGACGTGCGGCCGCATTCGCGGCGCAACGTCGGGACGTATGTGGATTTCTTCGGCGAGGGGCGCTGGCCGCTCTCTTAAACTCCTCCCCGATACGGGGAGGTGGCGCCGAAGGCGACGGAGGGGGCAGGCCACAAGCGCATCGCCCGGCCTCTCGCCCCCTCCACCGCTACGCGGTTCCCCTCCCCGTGCCGGGGAGGATTTAGTTAGTCGCTCCCGCCGCGCCCCGGCCCGCCCTGACCCGGCCCCTGCGGGAAGGTCGGGAAGAACAATTTCCGGATGCTGATCTTCACCACGCGGCCCAGCGGGTCGAGATATTCGGGCTGGTAGCTGAGCGGGGTCGCGCCGGTCGCATCTCTCACCCGAATGCGCTGGTTGAAGACGTTGTCGACACCCAGCGACACGCGCAACCCACGCGTCCACGGATGCTTCACCGCCATGCCCGGAATGCCGCCGACATCAGCGAACAGGCGCAGGCTGGCGGTCGCGAGATCGCCGAAGCGCAGATCGCCGGTCGATCCGACCGCATTGACGCTGCCGCCCGTCACCTTGGTGGCGCTCTGATATTTGGCGCCCAGCCGGAAGCCGAGGCCGTCGCGCGTGACGTTCAGCTGCGCGTCGATCAGGTGGCGGGGCTGCCCGCCATTGTTGCCGGTCGCCGCGCCATCGAGCAGGTCGAGCTTCGGAATGCCCTGCCGGATCAGGATTTCGTCCTGAAAATACCAGGTGTGATAGACCGACAGGCGGATGCGCCCGCCCCCGCCAAAGCCGCCGGGTGCGCGCGGGCCGCCGAAGCCGCCCGGAGGACCACCGGGGCCGCCCGGCCCGCCGGCAGGTCCACGATCGCCACCACCGCGCTCGCCCTGCCCGCTGTCGCCGGCATTGCGCGATTCCTGCTGCTGCGGCGTCGGCGCCTGTTCGCGCTGCGCCTCGCGTGCCGCGCGCATCGCATCGAACCGGGCGCGATTTTCCGCCTGCTGGCGCTCGCCCGCCGCGGTCTTGAACCCCTTCGAGAAGTTTATGCCCCAGCGCAGCTGCTGGCTGTCCTCGCGCTCGTACTGGATCGGGCGCGCGTCGATCGCGGCCAGATTCCCGTCGACATCGCGGGTGAAGCGGCCGGGGAACGCGGCCTCGACCCCGCCGATCGCGAGCGGGAAGCTCGCCACCGAATTGCGGGTGCGCGTGCGGACATAGTTGGCCTGCAGCGTCAGATCCTCGGTGAAGGGCTTCAGCGTCACGCCCAGTTTCCAGACGTGGCGGTTGTCGTTGGTCAGGAACGGATTGCCGCCCGATGTGCGGATCACGTCAACGCTGCGCCCGGTGACGAAGTCATAGACGCGGACCTCCGGCGTCGCGATCACGGGGTTCGACAGTTGCTGCACGGTCGGCGCGCCTTCGTCGCTGGTGAAGGAGGCGACGAGCGACACGCCCTTCACCGGGCGCCAGTTGGTGCCGACGCCATAGGTCTTGAGCGCGCCGAAGTTCGAAACCTGATCGATCCCGGCATTCAGGTTGACCGAGAGTTCGCCCAGGAACGGCAGCACGTCGTTGCGCGCGCTGGCGATCGGCACGTCAACGCTCGCCTGCCCGCTGCCGATCTTGCGCGACGAATTGCTGCGCGTGACGACGCCGAGCCGGGTCGATGTGGAATCGAGTTCGTTGAACTCGCCGCTGACCGTGAAACTGCCGCTGATCGCGCCCGCCTTGATGCTGGCGATCGTGCCGCTGGTGACGAAGGCGGCCTTGCCGATATCGTTCTTGGCGCGCGCGCGATCGTCCGGCCGGGTGGGCAGCAGCGCATCCGAATAGGCACCGAACGGGTTCACCGTGCCCAGGTTGATTGCCGATTGCAGCCCGGTCAGATCATAGCCACGATCGGTGCGCGTGCGCGTATCGGCATGATCGAAGCTGCCGGTGAAGTTCCAGCGCCACGTGCCGCTGAACGATCCGTTGAGGTTGGCGCCCACCACAGTGTCGGTGCTGCGCACCCGCTGTTGCAGCGCATCGTCGCCCAGGAAGCGATAGAGCTGGACCGGGCGGGTAAAGGGCGAGAAGGCGCTGCCCGCCGGCACGTTGAGGCTGGCAGTCGCAAGCCCCTGATCCGATGTGCTGCCGTTGGCGGTGAAGGTGCCGGTGAAGGTGCCCGACACGCCATCCCACAAAGGCCGGGCGAGGACGACATTGGCGACGAGCTGGTCGGTCGAGGATTGCAACGTGCGGAAACCCGCCGTGTCGGTGACGTTCGCGCGGTTCGCACCGGGCACGAAGGCCGCGACCGTGGGCCGGCCGTTCCCCGCCACTACCGGCACGCCGGCGACCGTGACCGGCGTTCCCGCCAGCGCCGAGAGCGTCGGATCGATCTCGCTCGACGCAGCGCCGCGCGGCGCGGTGATGTTGCCGACGGGATCATAGGGCTGTGTCAGCGCGCGCGAGGTGACGTCGCGGTCGGACTCGAGCAGCGGCTCGGCCCGCTGGTAACGCAGGCCCAGGTTCAGGCGATTGTCGCCCTGGATGCGGAGCATATAGGCATTGGCCTGCCCGGTCTCGCGCCCGCCTTCGGTGGTGGTCGATCCCTCCAGCTCGGTCGTGGTGGCGCGGAAGCGCGGGCGAAGGACGATGTTCACGACCTTCTGGTCGGGCCGATAGCCATATTTGAGCGCGACTTCTTCGGGCATGATATCGACGCGGCGGATCGCCTCGGTCGGGATATCGCGGATTTCGGCCATGCCCGAGATGCGCTTGCCGTTGAGCAGGACGACCGGCGCACCGCCGTCACGCCCCTGCCCGGTCGATGTCTGCGCGGACAATTCGCTCAGCAGTTCGGAAACGGTGCTGACGCCGTAGGAGCGGATGTCGGCGGGCGACAACATCGTTTCCGGCTGGATATCGCCCAACGTCGCGCCGGGCAGCTTCTGCCCGCGCACGACGATCGCCTGCGCATCCTCGAAATCGGCGGCGTCGCTCGCGGCGGCAGCCGCGCCCGCATTGACCGGGGGCAGCCCCTGCGCCAGCGCAGCGGCGCCAACGCCACCCGTCAGAAAGCTCGCCAGCATGAGGCGCGCGACATCCCGCATGAAATCCCCTTTAGTCCCCAATGGCGGCTGCTTCCGCCCTTGCTACGCCTGCCGCTCTACAGCGCGAATCCGTCGCAATATTTCATTGCGGAAACATGTTGCCGATTTCTGGGGGCTGAACGGCGACAGCGCCGGATGTTTCCTTGGACAAGCCGTGCCTTTGCGGCATCACCGCATCCAAAGAACAGATGAGGGTGAGGATGAGCGGATACGATTATATCATCGTCGGCGCGGGATCGGCGGGGTGCGTGCTGGCGAACCGGCTGTCGGCCGATCCGGCGGTGAAGGTGCTGCTGCTGGAAGCAGGTCCGGCCGATCGCGATCCGTTGATCCACATGCCGGCCGGCATCCAGCGGCTGATGCGCAGCGGCAAGGTCGACTGGCGATATCACACCGCCCCGCAGGCGCATCTCGACGGGCGCTCGCTTTATTATCCGCGCGGCAAGGTGCTGGGCGGGTGCAGCGCGATCAACGGAATGGTCGCGGTGCGCGGGGCGGCGAGCGATTATGATCACTGGCGGCAACTCGGCCTCGAAGGCTGGGCCTATGACGATGTCCGCCCCTATTTCGAGAAGCTCGAAACATCGGCCACCGGCGGCGAGGCGCGCGGATCGGGGGGCGAGTTCCGGGTCGCGCCGATCGCCCCGCGCGGGCCGATGACGCCCGCGTGGATGGAGGCGGCGCAGCAGCTGGGCCATCCCTATAATG
Coding sequences within it:
- a CDS encoding VOC family protein, which codes for MRMIKSIRLGCADIDKSRAFYDATFAAIGGPANTAPAGYPILMYRGEDSPVLILGKAANGEPTTFANGGTILFEAPTAESVAAWHAAGLANGGTCEGQPEPKPQTGGKMGAYLRDPDGNKLGAYFDFPM
- a CDS encoding MFS transporter translates to MTAAPDRVSPRAYVTLAILVLLNIVSFLDRQVISLLVDPIKAELGITDFQLSLLQGLAFAIFYGLCSIPLGWAVDRWSRRWIIYIGVTGWSIATLGCGLARNFTQMFVARMGVGIGEAALSPAAYSMLPDLFPPRRLNMATGVLATGAAIGTGVALAVGGMIVIWSQQAGAIVLPVVGTLSAWRLVFLIAGAVGILLAFLIFLAPATHRHAPAVAQATEVDAGYGRWLRDHAAYLGTLSSAVALWGAFAYGLAAWEPALLSRVFGLPTGEIGITLGIIQLVTGVVGYVFGGWLIDRMMEAGVRDPHYRYLIYGGFIVVAAGSLGILFASSAAMAYLMIGILHLVMPFTASYVGHLQMSVPARYRGRTIALVMLIMTVTATTIGPMTVAAFTDYVFGAPDRVGHSIAATAILFIPASMLLLVLGLPASRRAAAESEIL
- a CDS encoding Xaa-Pro peptidase family protein, which gives rise to MVALSSIVRAAEPDLSALQSLTTGARPIGKAERLARVAKAQGLMRKAGIGAVLIEAGSSLDYFTGVRWGRSERLTAVVLPVEGEAMIVTPFFERPSVEQTLAIPADVRVWQEDEDPLKLVAGFLTERKLSAQPIGIEETVRFFAFDGLKRVLPDARIVSANPIVRGCRMIKTPAEIALMEAASNVTVAAYRWLHPRIEKGMTQPQISALMNAATRKLGGTPEFAMALVGEGAAYPHGSIKPQVVADGQIVLMDCGCTVEGYQSDISRTWVFGQASKEQRTLWDHVAEGQRIAFATAKLGVPAGSVDDAVRAAYEKWGYGPRYQLPGLSHRTGHGIGMDGHEPVNLVHGEATPLGVGMCFSNEPGLYIPGAFGVRLEDCFHMTESGPCYFSQPPKSIDEPV
- a CDS encoding EthD domain-containing protein translates to MYKIVCLIRRLPGVTPEAFRAHYEGVHAPLALSIMPALRSRVRRYVRRFPDPLAGQVDFDVMMEMWFDDKASHEAALADLSNPDVAARIAADEAHFLDRATMRVFAVEECDSLLP
- the grxD gene encoding Grx4 family monothiol glutaredoxin, which translates into the protein MSDDTQARIASAVNAADVLLFMKGTPLFPQCGFSSRAIAILDRLGVEYATIDVLQDAAIRAGIKEFSDWPTIPQLYVKGEFVGGSDIMMEMYETGELGELMTEKGVAQG
- a CDS encoding nuclear transport factor 2 family protein is translated as MADERAIEELLAREAIRRQLSNYGRGMDRMDKDLVRGVWHADGTLDYALPGIETPEALIDHAWAFHHKCHVLLHRLIQITIDVDVEKGRAVSEAYCIASLFRELEPGAKMREHFFNARYLDKWSYRDGRWAVDHRQAIADLGGSRDIEARFLPRQGRLDTSDPSYALFASLDA
- the leuC gene encoding 3-isopropylmalate dehydratase large subunit — encoded protein: MTTKPRTLYEKIWDAHVVERRDDGTCLIYIDRHLVHEVTSPQAFEGLRAAGRKVRRPDLTLAVPDHNVPTTPRLDAQGNRVPIADPESAQQLAALEVNAPEFGIRYIADTAPEQGIVHVVGPEQGFSLPGTTIVCGDSHTAAHGGLGALAFGIGTSEVEHVLATQTLQLKESKTMEVRVEGTLGLGVSPKDVILHVIGKIGASGGTGYVIEYTGNVFREMTIEGRLTVSNMSIEGGARAGLIAPDDTTFEYLKGRPMSPKGAEWDAAVAWWRSLVTDAGASYDKVVTIDAADIAPCLTWGTSPEDVVPITGVVPDPASFADPSKQVAAQKSLDYMGLTPGTPMTEVPVENVFIGSCTNSRIEDLRQAAEIAKGRHIAPNVKQALIVPGSGLVKLQAEKEGLDRIFLDAGFEWREPGCSACLAMNPDKVPSGERCASTSNRNFVGRQGPGARTHLVSPAMAAAAAVTGKLTDVRDLMEAK
- a CDS encoding nuclear transport factor 2 family protein — translated: MTIEEVIARECIRDTIARYNMNGDRMRTDAFLACFTEDAVYQSDVFDLHGRDAIRDWMAGNAGPSDGPRVKFVRHHITTCLIDMDGPDAADVRTYYHVYTDTGPDHTGYYVDRFARVGDRWLIAHRKVRTDWARPDSVFIASHANK
- the leuD gene encoding 3-isopropylmalate dehydratase small subunit, with the protein product MEPVRQVEGRAYPLGLKNVDTDVIIPAPYLKTISRKGLGKGAFESLRAQPGNVFDDPEYAGAPIIVAGDNFGCGSSREHAAWALVDMGVKAVIAPSFSDIFSGNAFKNGIVTVVLPQEAVDRLVEVAKTDAITVDLESQTVTTPFQDRFTFEIDPFRKTCLIEGLDEVGLTIAREAAIAAFEGKMAAERPWL
- a CDS encoding DUF2889 domain-containing protein gives rise to the protein MDFYLHRPGPYRRAISLQIDAGIARAAMEDDLHSFAITIRHDGATVDSVETDNIRTPFNTCPTAAIATARLAGTPLASPAAFDDPDDRFRSCTHTLDIVNLAAAHAMEPGLRRLYRIEVEEIDGLLHATIERDGVELFGWRVQGDTIVDGPWTGQSVQRLAKALADADADMREAAMLLRRACHIGQARNFDTDKVERAGTSGSIASCHTLQFDVRPHSRRNVGTYVDFFGEGRWPLS
- a CDS encoding BolA family protein, translating into MPMAAEEIEALIKAGIPDATVEITDLAGDGDHYAARVVSESFRGQTRVKQQQRVYEALGGRMGGVLHALQLKTALPE
- a CDS encoding DUF1476 domain-containing protein; this translates as MTTFDDREKAFENKFAHDQEMAFRITARRNRLVGQWAAQLMGLTPAETDAYAKSVVQADFEEAGDEDVIRKLLGDITSAGVEVDDAKIRAALDAKTIEARRQLMEGK